Below is a genomic region from Sphingomonas phyllosphaerae.
TGCAACCGTCGGGGACGTCATATTCGACGACGATCAGGTCACCGACGCGGCGGTCGTGATTGTCCTCCGCATCGGTGACGAGCGTCACTTTCTGCCCGGCGGTGAGCCCGGCGCGCGCGATGTCGGCGCGGTTCATCAGCACCACCTGGCGCGTGCCGTTGATCCCGCGAAAGCGGTCCGAATAGCCGTAGATCGTGGTGTTGAATTGGTCGTTCGAGCGCAGCGTCAGCAAGCGGAAGCGCCCGTCCGCCTCGCTGAAGCCGGTGGCGTTGAGCACGTCGGGCACGAGGAACTCGGCCTTGCCGCTCTCGGTGTCCCATTCGCGCCCGGACGCCTTGTTGCCCTTCCAGAAGCCGCCCTTCTCCTGCAACCGCTCGTTGAAGCGCGCAAAGAAGTTGGGGAAGACCGCGGCGATCTCGTCGCGGATCAGGCTGTAATCGCCGACCCACTGGTCCCAGTCGATCGCGGGATTGGGGGGCAGGAACGATTGCGCGATCCCGGCGACGATCGCGGGCTCGGAGAGCAGATGCGGGCTGGCCGGCTCGACCTTGCCGAGCGAGGGATGGATGACGCTGGTCGAATCCTCGACGGTCACGCGCTGCGGACCGGTCGCCTGCAAGTCGCGCTCGATCCGGCCAAGGCACGGCAGCAGCCAGGTGTCGCCGGCGGCAGGGATCAGATGGCTGCGGTTGAGCTTGGTTGCGATCTGCACCGACAGGTCCATCCGCGCCCAGCCGTCCTCGACCAGCTCGGTTTCGGGGACCGCACGCGCGAAATTGCCGCCGAGCGACAGGAACGCCTTGACCGTGCCATCGATGATCCCGCGGCACGCCTCGACCGTGTCCAGCCCCTTTTCGGTCGGGGGCGAGAAGCCGTAGCGCTCCTTCAACTTCTCGACCGGCGCGAGTTCGGTCTTCTCGGTGATCCCGACGGTGCGTTGCCCCTGAACGTTGCTGTGGCCGCGTACCGGGCACAGACCCGCGCCCGGCTTGCCGATATTGCCGCGCATCAGCATCAGGTTGACGAGCATCCGAACGTTGTCGACGCCCTTCACATGCTGGGTCAGCCCCATGCCGTAGATCGCCATCGCGGTCTTCGCGCGGCCATAAGCGGCGGCGGCGCGCTCTATCGCGGCGCGGGGCAGGCCCGATTCGCGCTCGATCTCGTCCCAGCCGGTCGCCTGCACCTTGGCGGCGAAGGGTGCGAAATCGTGGGTGTGTTCGGCGATGAAGTCATGGTCGATCGCGTCGTGGGCGAGCAGCCATTTGGCGATGCCCATCATCACCGCGATGTCGCCGCCGGCCTTCACCTGATGATATTGGGTGGCGATCGGCGTCTCCTTGGCCGTAGCCATCTCGATCGGGTTCTGCGGATCGGTGAAGCGCTCCAGCCCGCGTTCCTTGAGCGGGTTGAAGACGATGATGTCCGCACCGCGCTTGTGGACGTCGCGCAGCTGGTGGAGCATCCGCGGGCTGTTGGTCGCGACGTTCTGGCCGAAGTGCAAGATGCAGTCGGTGGTATCGAAATCCTCGAGCCTGGTCGTGCCGACGGGGACGCCGATCGAGGTCTTGAGCCCGACCGAGGTCGATTCGTGGCACATGTTCGAACTGTCGGGCAGGTTCTGGTTGCCGTAGAGCCGCGCCATCAATTGCCACATGAACGAGGTCTCGAGGCTGGCGCGGCCCGAGGCGTAGAACACCACCGATTTGGGCGGCAGCGCCTTGAGCCGCGCGCCGATGGCCCTGAACGCCTCCTCCCACGGCGCGACGACATATTTGTCGGTCGCCGCGTCATATTTCATCGGATGCGTCAGCCGCCCGGCTTCCTCGAGTCGATAGTCGCTCCAGCCGCGCAGCTCGGTCAGCGTGTGCTGGCGGAAGAAGTCGGGGGTGACGCGCTGGCTGGTGATCTCCCATGCGGTGGCCTTGGCACCGTTCTCGCAGAATTCGGCGGGATGCGGGGGATAGGGTTTCGACCAGGCGCAGCTGACGCAGGCGAAGCCGTCGTGCTTGTTCTGGCGGAGCAGCTCGGCGGTGGTCTGCGCGACGTTCTTCTCGCGCGGGATGATGTCGGCAAGGGAGCGGACCGACCCCCAGCCGCCCGAGGGACCATTATAAGGAGTGAAATCGGGGCGATCGTCGTGCTGCTCGGTCATGACCGCGCTAACGCACGGGGCGCGAGAAAAGCACCGCGTCGTCGCGCGCCAGCGACACGAGCGTCAGCCCGGCGGCGGCGGCCCGCTCCAGCGCGAGGCTGGTCGCCGCCGACACCGTCACCAGCATCGGGCACGCTGCCAGCGCGGCCTTCTCGACCAGCTCGTAGGAACAGCGCGACGACAGCAAGGCGAAGCCGCCGTCCCACCCGAGCGCCTGCCGCGCCATCGCGCCGATCAGTTTGTCGAAGGCATTGTGCCGCCCGACATCTTCGCGCGCGACGCGGATCGTACCGTCGTTTGCGCAGAGCATCGCGGCATGGGCGGCGCCGGTGGCGCGGTTGAGCGGCTGGTACGCGCGCATCGCCGACAGCGCGGCGAAGATCGCCGCCGGCGCGGCGGTCGCGGCGGGGACGCGCGGCAGGTCGCGGTGGACCGCGTCGAGATTGTCCATCCCGCACAGCCCGCACGAACTGTCGCTGGTCCGTCGCCGTACCCGGTCGAGCATAACGGCGGCGCGGGCGGGCGGGACCGTGAGGCGGACGATCGTGCCGCGCG
It encodes:
- a CDS encoding FdhF/YdeP family oxidoreductase gives rise to the protein MTEQHDDRPDFTPYNGPSGGWGSVRSLADIIPREKNVAQTTAELLRQNKHDGFACVSCAWSKPYPPHPAEFCENGAKATAWEITSQRVTPDFFRQHTLTELRGWSDYRLEEAGRLTHPMKYDAATDKYVVAPWEEAFRAIGARLKALPPKSVVFYASGRASLETSFMWQLMARLYGNQNLPDSSNMCHESTSVGLKTSIGVPVGTTRLEDFDTTDCILHFGQNVATNSPRMLHQLRDVHKRGADIIVFNPLKERGLERFTDPQNPIEMATAKETPIATQYHQVKAGGDIAVMMGIAKWLLAHDAIDHDFIAEHTHDFAPFAAKVQATGWDEIERESGLPRAAIERAAAAYGRAKTAMAIYGMGLTQHVKGVDNVRMLVNLMLMRGNIGKPGAGLCPVRGHSNVQGQRTVGITEKTELAPVEKLKERYGFSPPTEKGLDTVEACRGIIDGTVKAFLSLGGNFARAVPETELVEDGWARMDLSVQIATKLNRSHLIPAAGDTWLLPCLGRIERDLQATGPQRVTVEDSTSVIHPSLGKVEPASPHLLSEPAIVAGIAQSFLPPNPAIDWDQWVGDYSLIRDEIAAVFPNFFARFNERLQEKGGFWKGNKASGREWDTESGKAEFLVPDVLNATGFSEADGRFRLLTLRSNDQFNTTIYGYSDRFRGINGTRQVVLMNRADIARAGLTAGQKVTLVTDAEDNHDRRVGDLIVVEYDVPDGCIAAYYPECNPLIPLSHHAEESHVPAAKSVPVRIVG
- the fdhD gene encoding formate dehydrogenase accessory sulfurtransferase FdhD, which translates into the protein MTIMHSFDRVTPDSPPAPHDRAVIDESPVAIEVNGIGYAVMMATPQDIADFATGFALAERIVATFDEIESLDVHDTPRGTIVRLTVPPARAAVMLDRVRRRTSDSSCGLCGMDNLDAVHRDLPRVPAATAAPAAIFAALSAMRAYQPLNRATGAAHAAMLCANDGTIRVAREDVGRHNAFDKLIGAMARQALGWDGGFALLSSRCSYELVEKAALAACPMLVTVSAATSLALERAAAAGLTLVSLARDDAVLFSRPVR